GTGCTGGTCGACGAATCCTGTTTCCGCATCGTCGAAGAACATCTGACGAACGGAACCGTCCCATTAAACATTCCGGCCTCTCAATTCGCCGTCCTCGTCGTCATCTCTGGAGAATTGGATTACGGCAACGATCTCCCCGCCCGTCCCGGAGACTTCCTGATTTTTCCCGCTCATGGAGAAGCTCCTGTCGCCATAGGACCGGCACGCCTCCTCATTGCTACTGTCCCGCCCCAGTCATGACCCAGCCAGCACCCATCACCGGACAGACTGAAACGTCCCTCACGCAATTCCTCGCCGCTCACGGATTGCCGGCCTTCCGCGCCAAACAAATTCTCGGCTGGATATGGGACAAGAGAGTCGAATCATTCGAGAGGATGACCAACCTCCCCGCTACCTTGAAAAACCTTCTGGGAGCCAACTTCTCATGGCCGGCCATGGAAACCGTCCAGATTCAAGGAAAACCCGGAAAAACCCGGAAATTTCTCTCACGGCTGGACGACGGACAATGCGTTGAATCCGTCATTATCCCCGCTGCTACCGGAGGCGACGGAGGGCAATCGGAACGCCTCACCCTCTGCGTTTCATCGCAGGTCGGCTGTGCTTTCGGGTGCAAATTCTGCGCATCCGGGCTGCTGGGCTTCTCCCGCAACCTGAACGCCGGGGAAATCGTCGGACAAATCCTTGCGGCAGAACGCATCACCGGGGAACGCATCGACAACCTCGTTTTCATGGGCATGGGAGAACCTCTCGCCAATTTCGACAATCTCGTCACGGCTCTGGACATT
This is a stretch of genomic DNA from Akkermansia sp. N21116. It encodes these proteins:
- the rlmN gene encoding 23S rRNA (adenine(2503)-C(2))-methyltransferase RlmN; this encodes MTQPAPITGQTETSLTQFLAAHGLPAFRAKQILGWIWDKRVESFERMTNLPATLKNLLGANFSWPAMETVQIQGKPGKTRKFLSRLDDGQCVESVIIPAATGGDGGQSERLTLCVSSQVGCAFGCKFCASGLLGFSRNLNAGEIVGQILAAERITGERIDNLVFMGMGEPLANFDNLVTALDIITAPWGLNIGGRHITVSTSGYAPNIVRLASYPRQIRLAISLHGATDDVRNQIMPVNKKWPLRELVPALAAWASARKQMITMEYILIQGVNDSLEAAGHLASLAQRLNAKVNLIPYNTVEGLDWQRPPLSHCERFRDRLKQAGIPVTLRYEKGHDIDAACGQLRLKKLKEDGQDILV